The Sebastes fasciatus isolate fSebFas1 chromosome 13, fSebFas1.pri, whole genome shotgun sequence genome includes a region encoding these proteins:
- the qtrt1 gene encoding queuine tRNA-ribosyltransferase catalytic subunit 1, with the protein MATSTECGAASETSMSLKKALLSAASPLALRIVAECPVTKARACDLILPHCAVSTPVFMPVGTQGTLKGITVDQLEGLDCQICLGNTYHLGMRPGPDLIEKANGLHGFMNWKRNLLTDSGGFQMVSLVELSEVTEEGVKFKSPYDGKEILLSPEKSICIQNSLGSDIMMQLDDVVSSTVTGPRVEEAMHRSIRWLDRCIAANKNPDKQNLFAIIQGGLNAELRKACLDEMSQRDVPGFAIGGLSGGEEKDDFWRMVTLSTDHLPREKPRYLMGVGYAVDLVVCVALGCDMFDCVFPTRTARFGSALVPWGSLQVKNKQYAKDFQPIDPDCQCPTCQRHSRAYLHALFKSDTAAMHHVTVHNIAYQLSLMRSVRQSIVEGRFPEFIRTFMKRMFPSRDQYPGWAVDALASVNVPLE; encoded by the exons ATGGCCACCTCCACAGAGTGTGGAGCTGCTTCAGAAACCAGCATGTCCCTAAAGAAAGCTCTGCTGTCTGCAGCTTCTCCTCTCGCTCTGCGGATCGTTGCTGAATGCCCGGTGACTAAAGCAAGAGCTTGTGATCTGATACTGCCTCACTGTGCAGTCAGCACGCCGGTGTTCATGCCTGTCGGTACTCAGGGGACCCTGAAGGGGATCACTGTGGATCAGCTGGAGGGTCTGGACTGTCAGATCTGTCTTGGGAACACATACCACCTGGGCATGAGACCG GGGCCTGATCTGATCGAGAAAGCCAATGGTTTACACGGGTTCATGAACTGGAAGAGAAATCTTTTAACT GACAGCGGCGGGTTTCAGATGGTGTCTCTTGTCGAGCTCTCAGAGGTCACTGAGGAAGGGGTGAAGTTCAAGTCCCCCTATGATGGCAAAGAGATCCTCCTAAGTCCTGAGAAATCCATCTGCATACAGAACAGTCTGG GGTCAGACATCATGATGCAGCTGGATGATGTGGTCAGCAGTACCGTGACAGGACCACGGGTGGAGGAGGCAATGCACAGATCCATACGCTGGCTGGATCGCTGCATAGCAGCCAATAAAAATCCAGACAAACAGAACCTCTTTGCCATCATCCAGGGAGGGCTGAATGCAGAGCTACGCAAGGCCTGTCTagatg AAATGTCTCAACGAGATGTTCCCGGTTTCGCCATCGGAGGCCTGagtggaggagaagagaaggacGACTTCTGGCGGATGGTCACCCTGAGCACCGACCACCTGCCACGAGAAAAGCCTCGATACCTCATGGGCGTTGG GTATGCCGTGGATTTGGTGGTGTGCGTAGCTCTGGGATGTGACATGTTTGACTGCGTGTTCCCCACGCGTACTGCA AGGTTTGGCTCTGCCTTGGTGCCTTGGGGATCTCTCCAGGTAAAAAATAAGCAGTATGCCAAGGACTTCCAGCCCATAGACCCAGACTGCCAGTGTCCCACCTGCCAGAG ACATAGTCGGGCTTACCTCCATGCTCTGTTTAAGAGCGACACTGCAGCCATGCATCACGTCACCGTCCACAACATTGCCTACCAG CTCTCCCTGATGCGCTCTGTGAGACAGAGCATTGTGGAAGGCCGTTTCCCTGAGTTTATACGGACGTTCATGAAGCGAATGTTTCCCTCTCGGGACCAGTACCCCGGCTGGGCCGTGGATGCCCTAGCCTCCGTCAACGTTCCACTGGAATAG